The Xanthomonas indica sequence CGAACACCGCGCACAGCACCAGCGCGATCGCGATGATCGGGCCGGACACCTCGCGCATCGCCTGGTGCGCGGCCGCCAGCGGGGTCAGCCCCTCCTCGATGTTGCGCTCCACGTTCTCCACCACCACGATCGCATCGTCGACCACGATGCCGATCGCCAGCACCAACCCGAACAGGGTCAGCGTGTTGATCGAGAAGCCCAGCAGGTACAGCGCGGCGAAGGTGCCGACCACCGACACCGGGACCGCGATCAGCGGAATGATCGAGGCGCGCCAGGTCTGCAGGAACAGGATCACCACCAGCACCACCAGCAGCACCGCCTCCAGCAGGGTGTGGACCACCGCGCTGATCGAGTCGCGCACGAAGATGGTGGTGTCGTACACCGCCTCGTACTTCACGTCGTCGGGGAACTGCTTGGTCAGCTCGTCCATCTTGGCGATGACCTGGTCGCGGATCCGCAGCGCATTGGCGCCCGGCGCCTGGAAGATGCCGATGCCGACCGCGTTCTTGCCGTCCAGCTGCGCGCGCAGGGTGTAGTCGCCGGCGCCCAGCTGCAGGCGGGCGACGTCGGACAGGCGCACGGTCTGGCCGTCGGCGCCGACCTTGAGCACGATGTCGCCGAACTCCTGTTCGGTGCGCAGGCGGCCCTGCGCGTTGATCAGGGTCAGGAACTTGCTCTCGGGCATGGGCTCGGCGCCGAGCTGGCCGGCGGAGACCTGCACGTTCTGCTCGCGCATCGCCGCGACCACGTCGCTGGCGGTGAGGCCGCGTGCAGCCACCCGTTCCGGGTCCAGCCAGGCGCGCATCGCGTAGTCGCCGCCGCCGAACACCTGCGCATCGCCCACGCCCTGGATCCGCGCCAGCGCGTCCTTGACGTGCAGGCGCGCGTAGTTGCGCAGGTACAGGCTGTCGTACTTGCCCTTGGGCGAGGTCAGGTGCACCACCATCAGGAAGGTGGGCGACTGCTTCTGCGTGGTCACGCCCTGCCGGCGCACGTCCTCGGGCAGGCGCGCCTGCGCCTGCGCCACGCGGTTCTGCACCTTGACCGCGGCATCGTCCGGATCGGTGCCCGGGCGGAAGGTCACGGTCATCTGCAGCACGCCGTCGGAGCCGGCGACCGACTTGATGTACATCATGTTCTCCACGCCGTTGATCGCTTCCTCCAGCGGCGTGGCGACGGTCTCGGCGATGACCTTGGGGTTGGCGCCCGGATACACCGTGCGCACCACCACCGAGGGCGGCACCACGTCCGGGTACTCGCCGATGGGCAGCAGCGGGATGGCGATCAGGCCCGCGGCGAAAATGACGATCGACAGCACGGCGGCGAAGATCGGCCGGTCGATGAAGAATCTGGAAAAGTCCATGGGTGGTGGTCCTGGAAACGGATGAAACGGGGGGCCGGGCGCGGACGCAGGCATGCCGGTGGCGACGCCGGGCCGTTGCGGGCCCGGCGGGTACGGCCGACACGACTCGGCCGGTGGTGCGTCGACGCCCGCGACTCAGTCGAGGGCGACGGCCTGGCGCGGTGCGGTCGGGGACGTGGTCTGCGCGATGGGCTTGGCCTGCACCGGCATGCCGGGCATGAACACCTTCTGCACGCCGTCGACGATGACCTTGTCGCCGGCGGACAGGCCGCTGCGCACGATGCGCAGGCCCTCGGCGCTGCGGCCGAGCTGCACGTCGCGCCGCTGCGCCTTGCCGTCCTTGTCGACCACGTAGACGTACTTGCGGTCCTGGTCGGTGAGCACCGCGCGGTCGTCGATCAGCACCGCGTCGAAGCGGCCGCTGCCGAGCAGCCGCACCCGCGCGAACAGGCCCGGGGTGAAGCGGCGGTCGGCGTTGTCCAGCAGCGCGCGCACGTGGATGGTGCCGGTGCTGCGCACCAGCTGGTTGTCGAGGAAATCGACCTTGCCGGCATGCGGATAGCCGTCCTCGCCGACCAGGCCGACCTGCACCGGCAGGCTGCCGTCGCGCTCGCTCGGGCGCTGGCCGTCGCGCGCCATCTGCGCATAGCGCAGGAAGGTGCCTTCGTCGGCGTCGAAGTACACGTGCACCTTGTCCAGCGACACCAGCGTGGTCAGCACGCTGGCGCTGTCGCCGGCGCTGACCAGGTTGCCGGCAGTGACCATCGCGCGGCCGGCGCGGCCGTCGATCGGCGCGCGCACCTGGGTCCATTCCAGGTTCAGGCGTGCGCTGTCCACTGCCGCCTGCGCGGCCAGCACGTCGGCCTGTGCCTGCTCGGCGGCGGCGCGCCGCTGTTCCCAGCTCTCGGTGGAGATGGCCTGCTGTTCGGACAGGGTCTTGGCACGCGCGGCCTCGCTGGCGCTGAGCTTGGCCTGGGTGCGTGCGCGCGCCAGGTCGGCCTCGGCGCGGGCCAGTTCGGCGCGATAGCTGCGCGCGTCGATGGTGAACAGCACATCGCCCTTCTTCACTTCCTGGCCTTCGACGTAGTTGACCTTGTCGATGTAGCCGGACACGCGCGGGCGCAGGTCCACGTGTTCGACCGCCTCGACACGGCCGCTGAACTCGTCCCACTGACTGATCTGCTTCTGCAGCGCGGGCGCCACGCCCACGCTCGGCGGCGGCGGCGCGCCCTGTTCGTTGGCCTGGCTGCCGCAGGCGGCGAGCGTGGCGACCAGCAGCGCCACCGCCAGCGGGCGCAGGGCGCCCGGCAGCAGGCGCGACGGCATCGGAATCGGATTCATGGAGAGACCTCGTGGGTGGAGAAGGAAAACGGCAAGGCGTTGAGCAGCGCGCTGCGCGGACGCGCGACATGGCGGCGATCGATTTCGACCAGCGCGCGGTCCGGCCGCTGCGGATCGGCCAGCAGGTGGACCACGGCGCGGCCAACGCCGAGGGTGGTGAACCAGTCCGGGCAATCGCCGATGGCGTCGTCGCTGCGACACACCGGCTCGGACAGCGACAGCAGGTGCACGTGCACGCCCAGCGGCTTGGCTTCCTCGTGCAGCACCTGGGCGAGCATGCGGATCGCCGCTGCCGCCACCGAACTGTCGCCGTGCCCGGACCAGGCGCGCAGCGCGCAGGGACTACCCAACAGGACGTAGCGGCCGCCGCGCGGATGCTCGGCCAGCAGCGGCAGCAGATGCCGGGCCGCGGCCAGGTGCGGCAGCAGGTCGGCATCCAGGCGCTTGCGCAGCGCGCTCAGCGGCCGCTCCAGCAGGCGCCCGGGGCGCAGCGGACTGCCCAAAGCGGCGACCACCGCGGCCAACGGCCGCGGCCGCTGCGCGACCTCGGCCACCAACGCGGCGGCGGCCGCGTCGGTGGCGACCGAACCGCACAGCACGTCCAGGCCGGGCTCGTCGCGGTGGCGATCGCGCAGCGCCGCGAGCCGGGCGCGGTCGCGGGCCACCGCCAGCACCGGGCTGCCCGCCTCCAGCAGCGCCTGCACCACGCCCTGCCCGACCGTGCCGCTGCCGCCGAGGACCAGGACCTCGGGGGCCAACATCCCGCTCACGGGACTTTTCCTCCCGCCGACGGGACAATCGCGATGCGGCCCAGCCGGTCGTTGCCGGACGCGCCCAGGCGCAAACTGCTGCCGCCCTGGCGCCGCGGCGGCGGCGTGAACTCGCGAAACGCTTTCGGATAAGGGGATTGCGCCGATGCCGAGGGCGCGGAACGGCGCCGCAGCTGGCGATCGGGGCAGGCGAAAAACTGGAACAGGGTGCGCATCGACATGGGCAAAGACCGTCGGTGATGGCGAATGCGGACAAATTAGGCGCCAAAGCCGCACTTGATTAGTCCGAATTAAGGGGAATAATCGTCCCGCTACCGGTCCAATCGTCTCCACCTCAAGGAACCGCCATGAGCCACGATCTGAACGACACCCTGATCTTCGTCAAGGTGGTCGAGCAAGGCAGCTTCATCGCCGCGGCCAATGCCCTCGGCCTGCCCAAGACCACCGTCAGCCGCAAGGTGCAGGACCTGGAGGCG is a genomic window containing:
- a CDS encoding efflux RND transporter periplasmic adaptor subunit, translating into MNPIPMPSRLLPGALRPLAVALLVATLAACGSQANEQGAPPPPSVGVAPALQKQISQWDEFSGRVEAVEHVDLRPRVSGYIDKVNYVEGQEVKKGDVLFTIDARSYRAELARAEADLARARTQAKLSASEAARAKTLSEQQAISTESWEQRRAAAEQAQADVLAAQAAVDSARLNLEWTQVRAPIDGRAGRAMVTAGNLVSAGDSASVLTTLVSLDKVHVYFDADEGTFLRYAQMARDGQRPSERDGSLPVQVGLVGEDGYPHAGKVDFLDNQLVRSTGTIHVRALLDNADRRFTPGLFARVRLLGSGRFDAVLIDDRAVLTDQDRKYVYVVDKDGKAQRRDVQLGRSAEGLRIVRSGLSAGDKVIVDGVQKVFMPGMPVQAKPIAQTTSPTAPRQAVALD
- a CDS encoding SDR family oxidoreductase, with product MSGMLAPEVLVLGGSGTVGQGVVQALLEAGSPVLAVARDRARLAALRDRHRDEPGLDVLCGSVATDAAAAALVAEVAQRPRPLAAVVAALGSPLRPGRLLERPLSALRKRLDADLLPHLAAARHLLPLLAEHPRGGRYVLLGSPCALRAWSGHGDSSVAAAAIRMLAQVLHEEAKPLGVHVHLLSLSEPVCRSDDAIGDCPDWFTTLGVGRAVVHLLADPQRPDRALVEIDRRHVARPRSALLNALPFSFSTHEVSP